In Patescibacteria group bacterium, one DNA window encodes the following:
- a CDS encoding iron-sulfur cluster assembly scaffold protein produces the protein MDLYSDIILDHYKHPHHRGELKKYSHRAVEYNPLCGDTIQVDLLVDRKGGLKDVGFVGSGCAISQAAMSLLSDWLKQKNTGDIRAFSFDDMVKMLHVPISPSRAKCATLGLAAVKKALKL, from the coding sequence ATGGATCTCTATTCAGACATTATTCTTGACCACTACAAACATCCTCACCACAGGGGTGAACTCAAAAAGTACTCACATCGTGCCGTGGAATATAATCCGCTCTGTGGAGATACGATTCAAGTAGATTTATTGGTGGATCGAAAGGGGGGGCTGAAAGATGTGGGATTTGTCGGTAGTGGATGTGCGATTAGCCAAGCTGCCATGTCACTCCTGTCGGATTGGCTTAAACAAAAAAACACCGGGGATATACGCGCATTTTCATTTGACGATATGGTTAAAATGCTTCATGTTCCTATTAGTCCCAGTCGGGCAAAATGCGCAACACTTGGGCTGGCAGCTGTTAAAAAAGCATTGAAATTATAA
- a CDS encoding metal-sulfur cluster assembly factor — translation MAPIIPRKKEERTEPYWQQLNTVLDPEIGYGIVDLGLVYDVAVVHSVATVVLTLTSPMCPAGPEIMEGVRTALRGFEDISDVIVDLVWEPAWTDEMVDSDIRGMLFGE, via the coding sequence ATGGCACCCATTATTCCTCGTAAGAAAGAGGAACGAACGGAACCGTATTGGCAGCAGCTAAATACAGTACTTGATCCTGAGATTGGATATGGAATTGTGGATCTTGGCTTAGTCTATGACGTTGCAGTCGTACACAGTGTTGCGACTGTTGTATTGACTCTTACATCGCCCATGTGTCCTGCCGGGCCGGAAATTATGGAGGGCGTGCGCACAGCATTGCGCGGGTTTGAAGACATTTCCGATGTTATTGTTGATTTGGTATGGGAGCCTGCTTGGACGGATGAGATGGTTGATAGCGATATTCGAGGTATGTTGTTTGGAGAATAG